One window of Candidatus Zixiibacteriota bacterium genomic DNA carries:
- the amrB gene encoding AmmeMemoRadiSam system protein B: MKEQFEVRRPMVAGMFYPSNPVELSKQLAGFFSKAPKKQFGEHIKAVIAPHAGYMYSGQLAADAYKQIEGEEYDVVVVVAPHHGFFKGVSVYSGGAYQTPLGVIEIDSELSSEISERHPDVYASTVGHVGSGGQGEHSLEVQLPFLQTVLGKFKLVAMVMGDQEESTIRATTEVLSASLKDKNALMVASTDMSHFYPVKEANRLDKNFEEALKSFDTNKIIRTVTSGKAEACGYGPVAAVVEAQRRIGGKSVEIISYGTSGEMSGDFSEVVGYLSAVILGKKIEVKKSNLIGTPMAQLKHVFTEDEKKYLLKLAHHVVEATASGQKAEIPPPPTPKLEKKRGAFVTLNKNGRLRGCIGLVQARQPLYQAVAEMAHAAAFEDPRFPSVTADEIPHLEYEISIMSPLSLVTDLKEILVGRDGLLIRLDLHSGLLLPQVATENKWGRQTFLEQTCLKAGLPKNSYKDKQAQIYKFTVDKF, translated from the coding sequence ATGAAAGAACAATTTGAAGTGCGCCGGCCAATGGTCGCGGGGATGTTTTATCCTTCGAATCCGGTCGAGCTTTCCAAACAACTGGCTGGATTTTTCAGCAAGGCTCCCAAAAAACAATTTGGTGAGCATATTAAGGCGGTAATCGCTCCTCATGCCGGTTATATGTATTCGGGACAGTTGGCGGCCGATGCCTATAAGCAAATTGAAGGCGAGGAATATGATGTTGTCGTAGTGGTCGCTCCCCATCATGGATTTTTCAAAGGGGTTTCGGTCTATTCGGGCGGCGCTTATCAGACGCCGCTTGGCGTTATTGAGATTGATTCGGAATTATCGTCGGAAATTTCAGAACGACACCCCGATGTTTACGCTTCCACCGTCGGGCATGTCGGTTCCGGCGGGCAGGGTGAACATTCCCTTGAGGTTCAGCTTCCTTTTCTGCAAACGGTTTTAGGGAAATTTAAACTTGTCGCGATGGTCATGGGCGATCAGGAAGAATCAACTATTCGCGCAACGACCGAAGTTTTATCGGCATCGTTGAAAGATAAAAATGCCCTTATGGTGGCTTCAACCGATATGTCTCATTTTTATCCCGTTAAAGAAGCCAATCGGCTGGACAAAAACTTTGAAGAAGCTCTCAAATCATTCGATACCAATAAAATCATAAGAACCGTAACCAGTGGCAAGGCAGAAGCCTGCGGATATGGCCCGGTCGCCGCGGTTGTCGAAGCGCAGCGACGAATTGGCGGTAAATCCGTTGAAATAATTAGCTACGGTACATCCGGGGAGATGAGTGGAGATTTTTCCGAAGTGGTCGGCTATTTATCGGCCGTGATACTCGGAAAAAAAATTGAGGTCAAAAAATCAAATCTAATAGGTACACCAATGGCCCAGCTCAAACATGTATTTACCGAAGACGAGAAAAAATATTTGCTTAAGTTAGCTCACCATGTAGTTGAAGCAACAGCATCTGGTCAAAAGGCCGAAATTCCGCCTCCTCCGACGCCGAAACTCGAAAAGAAACGCGGTGCCTTCGTTACCCTGAATAAAAACGGGAGATTGCGCGGCTGTATCGGATTGGTACAAGCCCGCCAGCCTCTTTATCAGGCAGTGGCGGAAATGGCCCATGCCGCGGCTTTTGAAGACCCTCGTTTTCCATCGGTAACCGCGGATGAAATACCTCATCTTGAATACGAAATCTCGATTATGTCGCCATTATCGCTGGTCACAGACCTTAAAGAAATACTGGTAGGACGGGATGGGCTATTAATTCGCCTGGATTTGCATTCCGGACTTTTGCTTCCACAGGTCGCCACTGAAAATAAATGGGGCCGGCAGACTTTTCTGGAGCAGACCTGCCTCAAAGCCGGATTACCCAAAAACAGCTATAAAGATAAGCAAGCCCAAATTTATAAATTCACGGTTGATAAGTTTTAA